In Tubulanus polymorphus chromosome 2, tnTubPoly1.2, whole genome shotgun sequence, a single window of DNA contains:
- the LOC141900195 gene encoding uncharacterized protein LOC141900195, which translates to MVCYFSRIQGPIQAALRPGIWCLCCQFLRCHRERWHLSLSVSEHINQLEAAIEKIQQNDPNSTYQIAKINDLTGFVQIYCYTRAEWLDVMEIDFNTGKVWSFSSGFFPTWVPLCFVLNSLLFFFPFFDWNVNKNRVEAFRTTLGLSVESDQV; encoded by the exons ATGGTATGCTATTTCAGCAGGATTCAAGGACCAATACAGGCCGCTTTAAGACCAGGGATTTGGTGCTTGTGTTGTCAATTTTTAAGATGTCACAGGGAAAG ATGGCATCTTTCATTGAGCGTTTCAGAACACATAAACCAGTTAGAAGCTGCCATCGAAAAGATACAGCAAAATGATCCAAATTCAACTTATCAAATTGCAAAG ATAAATGACCTGACAGGATTTGTACAAATATATTGTTACACAAGAGCCGAATGGCTAGACGTCATGgaaatcgattttaacaccGGCAAG GTCTGGTCATTTTCAAGTGGGTTTTTCCCAACTTGGGTACCGCTATGTTTCGTTTTGAATTCT TTGCTGTTCTTCTTTCCATTTTTCGACTGGAACGTGAACAAAAACAGAGTTGAAGCCTTTCGAACGACGTTAGGGTTATCCGTCGAATCAGACCAGGTCTAA
- the LOC141900197 gene encoding mediator of RNA polymerase II transcription subunit 31-A-like: MASKMAARGQSAQNHLSNLPPSVESEEHQKIRFQVELEFVQCLANPNYLNFLAQRGYFKDNTFLNYLKYLLYWKEAEYAKYLKYPQCLHTLELLQYEHFRKEIVNAQCAKFIDDQILLHWQHYQRKRTKLLDAQVEQTQQSQQKTAS, translated from the exons ATGGCCTCCAAAATGGCTGCGCGTGGACAGTCGGCTCAAAATCACCTGTCAAATCTTCCTCCTTCAG TGGAATCTGAAGAGCACCAGAAGATACGCTTTCAAGTTGAACTGGAATTTGTGCAGTGTTTGGCTAATCCGAATTACTTGAATT ttctgGCTCAACGGGGTTACTTCAAGGATAACACATTCCTCAACTACCTGAAATACCTGCTCTATTGGAAAGAGGCTGAATACGCGAAATATTTAAA GTACCCGCAGTGTTTGCACACGCTCGAGTTGTTGCAGTATGAACATTTTCGTAAAGAGATCGTCAACGCTCAGTGCGCGAAGTTCATCGACGATCAAATCCTGCTTCACTGGCAACACTATCAGCGCAAACGTACGAAATTACTGGACGCTCAAGTCGAACAGACGCAACAAAGTCAACAGAAAACCGCCAGTtga